CCCATGCACAGTTGGCTGTGGCTTCATCTATTTCAATTCGTCCCAATAATTCACCCTTATCTGTCAAAACTAATATCCCTCCTGGTCCTGTGGTAAAAATGTTTCCATTCTTATCTGTTTTTAAGCCATCCGGCAAACCTTTATAGCCCGCTTTTACCATTGGTGTAGCATCATAAAGGATACTCCCTTCGCCTAAAGTTCCGTCAGATTTAATTTCGTAAGCCAAAATATATGCTTTTTCAGGATCAGACTGAGCCACGTAAAGTATTTTCTCGTCAGGTGAAAGAGCAACACCATTAGGACGACTGAGGTCTTTGATAACCAATTCTGTTTTACCGGAAACATCTACTTTATAGACTCCAAAAACATCAATTTCTCTGGTAGTTGCATTTTCTCTATTTGGCAAACCATATGGAGGGTCAGTAAAATAATAAGTGCCATTTGCAGCTTGTACCAAATCGTTAGGGCTGTTAAATCTTTTACCCTCCCAGTTATCTGACACGGGAAACTTACCTCCTCCACCATTCATAGGCATTTTGGTCACTCGCCTATCTCCATGTTCGCAGGCCACTAATTCTCCATCATTATTAATTATTAGGCCATTGCTTCCTGGCTCTAAACTATAAGGTTGCTTTCCTGTGTAGCCAGAAGGATTTAGAAAAACACTTAGTCCTTCACCTGCCTTGTACTTGTAAATGGTATTTTCTGGTACATCAGAAAACAGCAAACACTTTTCTTTCTTATCCCAAACAGGGCCCTCAGCCCAAGTAAATCCATCCGCTAAAATTTCGACCTTAGCATTGACATCTATCAATTCGTCAAATTTGGGATTTTCGCTAATTAACTTACTAATTGATTTCTGTTGGGCGTTGACACTTAAAGAAGCTATCATAATTATTGCTAGGGTTTTTATTAATTCCATAAATTCAATACTAAGGTTGTTACATCAAAAATATAAAACCCTACCAAACAAATGATATTTTGTTTTGATTTAAGCAGCACGTATTTTTATCGACTCCCAGAAATATCAACAAATGGAACTCGCATATAACGGAAAAAGAATAAAGGAACGAAGCTTAACTGACCTGAAAAATTTAGTCAGCAAAGGAGAAGGTCTGTATCTTGAATTCAAATACAAAGCCAAATACCCTGAAAAAATTATTAGAGAGATGGTGGCCTTTGCTAATACTAGCGGTGGTCAGCTTTTGGTTGGAGTAGATGACGATGGCACATTAAGCGGATTAAAATTTGCGGATGAGGAAGAGTATGTATTGGTAAGAGAAATAGAACGAGCCATTACTCCTGCGTTAAATTACAGCATTGAACGCCTGCGATTACCAAACGAAAATGAAATCCTGATTTTCCATATTCCAGAAAGTGATAACAAACCTTTTAAGGCTGCACAAAAAGTATACGTTAGGCATAAAGACCGCACCATTCAGGCCAGCAAAGAGGTTAGAGAAATACTAAAGGGTAGAAAAAAAGATAAAAGCCTACGGTTTAATTATGGCGACAAAGAACGTCAACTCATGACTTACCTAGCCGATAATGCCCATATCACTATTGACACCTTTGCCAAAATATGTGACATTCCTAAAAAACAAGCTTCCCGTACCTTGGTTTTAATGGTTTTGACCAACGTGCTTCGTTATGAGGCTAGAGACGAAGGCGACATTTTTTTGCCTGTTTAAATCTTCTCTCCTACCACAACCTCACTCAAAGATTCCATGCTAAGGTGCTTATTGGCCATTTCTAAAACCTCTGCCGTGGTAACAGCATTTATTCTATCAATAAAATTATCATAATAGCCTTTTGGCAATTCTGACAAAATTATGTTTTTGTTTCTCTCCATCAGTTCAAAAGAAGTGGTGATAGAGCCAGCAAAGCTTCCGCTCATATAATTTTTCACCGTTTCTAACTCATCTTGGCTCACTTCCTCATTTCTAAGTAAGTTTATCTCCTTCTCTATTTCATTAAGCGTTTCCTGTGTGTTTTCCTTTACCACATCAGAACCTATCATTAAGTAACCGAAACCTCTCAAAGGATTAACGGAAGATGAAATTCCATATGTAAAACCCTTATCCTCTCTTATATTAGTCATAAGTCTGCTTCCAAAATACCCTCCGAAAACAGTGTTGGTTACAGCCATTTGAAAAAACTCGGGATGCATTCTATCAAAAAGTGGCTTGCCAAGTCTTATAGTAGATTGCATTTTATCTTCCAAGGTCACTAACCTCTTTGATGGCGAAAATATTTCAAAAGGAATATCGAGTCTATTTTGAGCCGTGTAAGTTTCGCTGCCGAAATAACTTTTAAGCAGTTGTTTCTCTTTATCCTTTACATTTCCAGAAGCAAATATTCTAAAACTCTTTCCCTGCACATTAGTTTCATAAAACTCCACCAAGTCTTCTCTAGTCACCGTTTCTAGACTTTCGCTATTCAAAACTTTGCCATAGGGATTAACAGAGCCAAACATGACATCTTTAAATTCCTTGTTCGCCAAATAGGAAGATTTCCCCAAATTTAACTTTAGGTTTTGCAGAGCAATTTTTCGCTGAAGCTCTAATTCATCTTCAGGAAAAACACTATTCTCTAGCATATCCTGTATGATAGTAAGATACTTATCAAGGTATTTTTTCAAGCCATAAAGCACTATGTACAGTCGTTCTATTCTGGAGCTTACTTCAATAAAGCCACCGTACTGATCAAAACCAGCCATTATTTCCGAACCGGTTCTAGTTTTTGTTCCTCCTAAAAGTAATTTTGAAAACAAGGCTGAAGTACCTAGTTTCTTTTCAAAAGCTGAACCCGCCTCAAAAACCAGTTCCAACTTAATTACCTCTTGCGATGCAAAACCAACCGAATAAAGTGGAATTTCATTTTGGAAAACATCTTTCTCAGCTTCAGCAAGCTTTACGGATTCTACGGACTTAAAAGCTGGGGCCTGACTTCTTTCTAGCATTCTATTCATTTCTGCAAATATATACCCTTAAACAACAAAAGCCTTCTCATTTTGAAATGAGAAGGCTTTTAAAATATCAGTTACGATTACTCAGCAACTGCTTCTTCAACAGCTTCAGTAGCATCTTCCATAGTAGCTCCTACAGAATCAACAACTGACTCAGCAGCATCCATTGTAGCATCAGCAGCATCATCAACAACTGTTGCAGCCTCTTCCATAGCGTCAGAAGCAGAGTCAGTAGCAGAAGAACAAGCAGTAAAAGAAGCCATTCCGGCAAGTAACATAACAGCGATTAATTTTTTCATCGGTATTTTTTTGTTTAACGTTTTTTCTAAAATGAAATCAAATTTAAGAACTTTTTAAGTTATTGGATATAATACCCTAACATTTCTTTAAAAAAATCTTAAAATCGAAAAGAAGTTTAAATAAAACTTAGAATAATTTAACTTCTCTCCGCTTTTATCATCTTATAGAGTCCCGTGGTACGGAAAGTAAAAAACTTATGTCCGAAGAAGTTTGCCATAAAACTACAGGCCATTCCTACTAAATGCGAAACCTTTTCTCTCCAAAGAAGACTAAAGTCTCCAAAGTAAGGATTGATAACAGCTTTTAAGGTTCCAAGTGTCACCAACTCCTGTACTACAAGAGCCAAAGATGCGATTATAAAAAACTTAACCCATTCTCTCTTTGAGTTTCCTGATTCTTTAGCAGAGAAAGCAAATATTTTTGCTGGTATAAATGTAGCGGCTGTAGAAATCATATAAGCCCAAAAGACACTCCAAGCTAATGCACCATCTTGGTTCATTCCGAGGTCCAAAAACCATGTTTTAAGGGGAATCTGAGACAGGAAATTAACGGTGGCTCCAAAAAGACCCGTTAAAAAAAAGTTTATGAAACTTTTATGTTTCTTTAAATCTATGTTCTTAAGCAGCTTAGTCAATCAGTTTTCTTTAAAAAATGGAACGAATTAAATTTGGAAATATTCCTAAAACTATTGTTCCACACGTAGTAAGGGCCAAAATAAGTTTTACAAGTGGGGAAAGTATTACAGTTTCCACACCTTCTGTTTTTTTCATGCTTAAAATAATAGGTTTGAAATAATAATATACCGCCACTGCAGACATTAATACTGCTATCACTATCAAAACAAAATTACCCGAAGCTGCTGCATCTCTAAATACAAAGAACTTACCCCAGAAACCCGCTGTAAGTGGAATACCTGCAAGCGAAAGCAAGGCTATTGCCAAGACTCCTGTTAAGAAGCCATTATTTTTGATCAAGCCTTCAAATAAATCATTCTTTTCATATGGCCTGCCTTTCTCTATTCTATGTTTAGACACTTTCATCAAAACACCAAAGGCCGTGATGGTAGCTAAAGAATAAGCCACAGAATAGAACATAATAGTGCCCAAAGCATTTTCATTGTCGCCTAGTAAAGCCAATAACATAAAACCCGCATGAGATACACTAGAGTATGCCATAAGCCTCTTAAAACTGTCTTGAGTTACAGCAAAAACATTTCCTATAATAAGTGAGGCTCCTACCATGATCACAATCATTGGTGTCCAAAACTCCGTAATAGTAGAGAATGAAGAATATAGTACTTTAAAAATAGCTACAAAGCCTGCTGTCTTTACCACCGTAGCCATGTAAGCTGTAAAGATGGTGGGTGCTCCCTCATATA
This sequence is a window from Arcticibacterium luteifluviistationis. Protein-coding genes within it:
- a CDS encoding NADH-quinone oxidoreductase subunit N, with amino-acid sequence MYPIIALSISGLLTLFLGFLDNKKLVFPISILFLVIALGVSFVDWNAPGLYFSEMMAINNETIIFGAIILVSAILILCLSEGFNDIEFSQPAEYFALVQLSLVGALMMISFENLLMLFLGIEILSIGLYVLTGADKRNLRGNEAAIKYFLMGAFATGILLFGIAMFYGAVGSFNIHVSVIDDTYMPFFWIGCTLILIGLTFKISAAPFHFWSPDVYEGAPTIFTAYMATVVKTAGFVAIFKVLYSSFSTITEFWTPMIVIMVGASLIIGNVFAVTQDSFKRLMAYSSVSHAGFMLLALLGDNENALGTIMFYSVAYSLATITAFGVLMKVSKHRIEKGRPYEKNDLFEGLIKNNGFLTGVLAIALLSLAGIPLTAGFWGKFFVFRDAAASGNFVLIVIAVLMSAVAVYYYFKPIILSMKKTEGVETVILSPLVKLILALTTCGTIVLGIFPNLIRSIF
- a CDS encoding M16 family metallopeptidase, producing the protein MLERSQAPAFKSVESVKLAEAEKDVFQNEIPLYSVGFASQEVIKLELVFEAGSAFEKKLGTSALFSKLLLGGTKTRTGSEIMAGFDQYGGFIEVSSRIERLYIVLYGLKKYLDKYLTIIQDMLENSVFPEDELELQRKIALQNLKLNLGKSSYLANKEFKDVMFGSVNPYGKVLNSESLETVTREDLVEFYETNVQGKSFRIFASGNVKDKEKQLLKSYFGSETYTAQNRLDIPFEIFSPSKRLVTLEDKMQSTIRLGKPLFDRMHPEFFQMAVTNTVFGGYFGSRLMTNIREDKGFTYGISSSVNPLRGFGYLMIGSDVVKENTQETLNEIEKEINLLRNEEVSQDELETVKNYMSGSFAGSITTSFELMERNKNIILSELPKGYYDNFIDRINAVTTAEVLEMANKHLSMESLSEVVVGEKI
- a CDS encoding SMP-30/gluconolactonase/LRE family protein, with the protein product MELIKTLAIIMIASLSVNAQQKSISKLISENPKFDELIDVNAKVEILADGFTWAEGPVWDKKEKCLLFSDVPENTIYKYKAGEGLSVFLNPSGYTGKQPYSLEPGSNGLIINNDGELVACEHGDRRVTKMPMNGGGGKFPVSDNWEGKRFNSPNDLVQAANGTYYFTDPPYGLPNRENATTREIDVFGVYKVDVSGKTELVIKDLSRPNGVALSPDEKILYVAQSDPEKAYILAYEIKSDGTLGEGSILYDATPMVKAGYKGLPDGLKTDKNGNIFTTGPGGILVLTDKGELLGRIEIDEATANCAWGDDGSVLYITSDMYVGKIQTKTIGKGF
- a CDS encoding AlbA family DNA-binding domain-containing protein; this encodes MELAYNGKRIKERSLTDLKNLVSKGEGLYLEFKYKAKYPEKIIREMVAFANTSGGQLLVGVDDDGTLSGLKFADEEEYVLVREIERAITPALNYSIERLRLPNENEILIFHIPESDNKPFKAAQKVYVRHKDRTIQASKEVREILKGRKKDKSLRFNYGDKERQLMTYLADNAHITIDTFAKICDIPKKQASRTLVLMVLTNVLRYEARDEGDIFLPV
- a CDS encoding GtrA family protein translates to MTKLLKNIDLKKHKSFINFFLTGLFGATVNFLSQIPLKTWFLDLGMNQDGALAWSVFWAYMISTAATFIPAKIFAFSAKESGNSKREWVKFFIIASLALVVQELVTLGTLKAVINPYFGDFSLLWREKVSHLVGMACSFMANFFGHKFFTFRTTGLYKMIKAERS